A region of Vitis vinifera cultivar Pinot Noir 40024 chromosome 15, ASM3070453v1 DNA encodes the following proteins:
- the LOC100263231 gene encoding protein ARABIDILLO 1, producing the protein MSRRLRRKVVKKGKEKVVLPSYPEIENDDGGLGFENKGFANWTSLPDDTVIQLFSCLNYRDRANLASTCRTWRLLGASPCLWNSLDLRAHRCDSAAAASLASRGMNLQKLRFRGQETADAIIHLQARGLREISGDYCRKINDATLSVIAARHEQLESLQLGPDFCEKITTDAIKAIAVCCPKLNKLRLSGVKDVHGDAIDALAKHCRNLTDLGFMDCLKVEELALGNILSLRFLSVAGTTNLKWGLISHLWGKLPNLTGLDVSRTDITPNAASRLFASSQSLKVLCALNCSALEQDVTFFATYNNNNNINNKGKLLLAQFSDIFKGIASLFADTSKNKRDVFFEWRNGKNKDKNLDMIMNWLEWALSHTLLRIAESNPQGLDTFWLKQGAALLLSLMQSSQEDVQEKAATALATFVVIDDENASIDCGRAEAVMRDGGIRLLLNLARSWREGLQSEAAKAIANLSVNANVAKAVADEGGINILSSLARSMNRSVAEEAAGGLWNLSVGEEHKGAIAEAGGVKSLVDLIFKWSAGGDGVLERAAGALANLAADDKCSMEVALAGGVHALVMLARNCKFEGVQEQAARALANLAAHGDSNSNNAAVGQEAGALEALVLLTKSPHEGVRQEAAGALWNLSFDDRNREAIAAAGGVEALVALAQSCSNASPGLQERAAGALWGLSVSEANSIAIGREGGVAPLIALARSDAEDVHETAAGALWNLAFNPGNALRIVEEGGVPALVHLCASSVSKMARFMAALALAYMFDGRMDEFALIGTSSESTSKSVSLDGARRMALKHIETFILTFSDPQSFSAAAVSSAPAALAQVTESARIQEAGHLRCSGAEIGRFVAMLRNPSSILKSCAAFALLQFSIPGGRHAVHHATLLQSVGAARVLRGAAAAATAPIEAKIFARIVLRNLEHHQMEQSI; encoded by the exons GAAGGAGAAGGTTGTTTTGCCAAGTTATCCTGAAATTGAGAATGATGATGGGGGCTTGGGCTTTGAAAATAAAGGATTTGCTAATTGGACTAGCTTGCCTGATGATACAGTGATTCAACTGTTTTCATGTTTGAATTATCGGGACCGGGCAAACTTGGCATCCACATGTAGGACATGGAGGCTTTTGGGTGCTTCACCATGTTTGTGGAACTCATTGGATCTCCGAGCTCATAGGTGTGATTCTGCTGCAGCAGCTTCACTTGCATCTCGGGGCATGAATCTTCAGAAGCTTCGGTTTCGTGGGCAAGAGACTGCTGATGCAATAATACATCTTCAAGCTAGGGGCTTGCGTGAAATCAGTGGGGATTACTGCAGGAAAATTAATGATGCTACTCTCTCTGTGATTGCGGCTCGGCATGAGCAGCTTGAGAGCCTCCAACTTGGACCAGATTTCTGTGAAAAGATCACCACTGATGCTATTAAAGCAATTGCTGTCTGCTGCCCTAAATTGAATAAACTTCGGCTTTCTGGTGTTAAGGATGTTCATGGAGATGCAATAGATGCTTTAGCTAAGCATTGCCGGAATTTGACTGATCTTGGGTTCATGGACTGTCTGAAGGTGGAGGAGTTGGCACTGGGGAATATATTATCACTTCGTTTCCTCTCAGTTGCTGGGACCACAAATCTGAAGTGGGGTTTGATTTCACACCTTTGGGGTAAACTACCTAACTTGACTGGGCTAGATGTTTCAAGGACGGATATAACTCCAAATGCTGCTTCAAGATTGTTCGCCTCATCACAGAGCTTGAAGGTCTTGTGTGCCTTGAATTGTTCAGCACTTGAACAAGATGTTACCTTTTTCGCCActtataacaataataacaatattaataataaaggtAAACTGTTACTTGCACAGTTTAGTGATATATTTAAGGGAATAGCTTCTTTATTTGCCGATACTTCGAAGAACAAGAGGGATGTATTTTTCGAATGGCGAAATGGGAAAAACAAGGATAAAAACTTGGATATGATCATGAATTGGCTTGAATGGGCTCTCTCCCATACACTCCTGCGTATTGCTGAGAGCAACCCACAAGGCTTGGATACATTTTGGCTTAAACAAGGTGCAGCACTATTGCTCAGTTTAATGCAGAGCTCACAAGAGGATGTTCAAGAGAAGGCAGCCACagcacttgcaacttttgttgTAATTGATGATGAAAATGCTAGCATTGATTGTGGAAGAGCTGAAGCAGTAATGAGGGATGGTGGCATACGTCTCCTTTTGAACCTTGCAAGATCTTGGCGGGAGGGGCTTCAGTCAGAAGCTGCAAAG GCTATTGCCAACTTGTCGGTGAATGCCAATGTTGCAAAAGCTGTTGCAGATGAAGGAGGAATCAATATACTTTCCAGTTTGGCTAGGTCCATGAACAGGTCAGTTGCCGAAGAGGCTGCTGGAGGACTCTGGAACCTTTCTGTTGGAGAAGAGCACAAG GGTGCAATAGCGGAAGCTGGTGGTGTAAAATCCTTGGTTgatcttatttttaaatggtcTGCTGGTGGTGATGGAGTTCTG GAACGTGCAGCTGGTGCACTGGCAAATTTGGCGGCTGATGACAAATGTAGCATGGAGGTTGCACTAGCAGGTGGTGTACATGCTTTGGTTATGCTTGCTCGGAACTGCAAGTTTGAAGGAGTGCAAGAGCAG GCTGCACGTGCCTTGGCTAATTTGGCTGCTCATGGAGATAGCAACAGCAACAATGCTGCTGTTGGACAAGAGGCAGGTGCACTTGAAGCACTTGTGCTACTTACGAAGTCTCCCCATGAAGGTGTCAG GCAAGAAGCTGCTGGTGCATTGTGGAATTTATCATTTGATGACAGAAACCGCGAAGCAATTGCAGCTGCTGGTGGCGTTGAGGCCCTG GTTGCTCTTGCACAATCCTGTTCAAATGCATCTCCAGGTCTTCAAGAGAGGGCTGCTGGTGCTCTTTGGGGATTGTCGGTATCAGAAGCCAATAG CATTGCTATTGGGCGAGAAGGGGGTGTTGCACCTCTTATTGCGCTGGCACGCTCTGATGCTGAA GACGTCCATGAGACTGCTGCAGGAGCTCTTTGGAATCTTGCCTTCAATCCTGGTAATGCTCTCCGCATAGTGGAAGAAGGGGGAGTGCCAGCCCTTGTCCATCTTTGTGCTTCCTCAGTATCAAAAATGGCACGCTTCATGGCTGCATTGGCACTTGCATACATGTTTGATGGAAG AATGGATGAGTTTGCACTGATAGGGACTTCTTCAGAAAGCACTTCAAAAAGTGTGAGCTTAGATGGGGCTAGAAGGATGGCTCTGAAGCACATTGAAACTTTCATCCTTACATTTTCTGATCCACAATCATTCTCCGCTGCTGCAGTATCCTCAGCTCCAGCAGCATTGGCACAAGTAACTGAATCAGCTAGGATTCAAGAAGCCGGACATCTGAGATGCag TGGAGCTGAGATTGGGAGATTTGTTGCCATGCTACGAAATCCTTCTTCCATACTCAAGTCATGTGCTGCTTTTGCTCTTCTCCAG TTCTCCATCCCTGGTGGTCGACATGCTGTGCACCATGCGACCCTTTTGCAGAGCGTGGGAGCAGCACGGGTTCTACGTGGTGCAGCTGCAGCAGCAACTGCCCCAATTGAAGCCAAAATCTTTGCAAGAATCGTCCTTCGCAACCTCGAGCACCACCAGATGGAACAGTCGATCTAA